One Oryzomonas sagensis DNA segment encodes these proteins:
- a CDS encoding cytochrome c3 family protein: MQFVFCRMLPFLMLLMVWAGPSLAQQGMAIDPATCLGCHGDKISVRAFAESVHGKNGCTSCHVDITDLAKHMKKEIKVQKVQCERCHKKQNAEHYASVHIAKGVMCADCHTDIHVHKYWKNDKRIVVAKCVQCHDKESVYQKSVHGKAVAAGNEDSAACNDCHGLHEIKPLGDPKSRSNREFHTKVCLKCHSNEEMMKRNNVFNVAVKTYMESYHGKNYRLGFPERVAGCADCHTGHSVLPKADPNSSVNPANLVNTCAKCHAKATTLFTKFYAHGEHTDREKYPILYYTFLGMTGLLLGTFTVFWIHTLFWMFRGFVENREKAAKLASGEYHHVVPEAHKQYRRFNRIHIFMHILVITSFLGLSLTGLPLKFSTQHWAISLMNLYGGSAHAGFIHRICAGITFVYFGMAIVMSINFLFFKKGIQGNPIQRLFGPDSLCPNLRDIKDVGAMLKWFFFKGPKPTFERWTYWEKFDFLAVFWGMFAIGGSGLMLWFPEFFGLFLPGWVFNVATIVHSDEALLATGFIFTVHFFNTHGRPEKFPMDFVIFNGQIGKEEMIEERGDQWKRYEELGITEQYACKRTSGVAYDFLVKGFGFTALFIGISLLLLMILAFGNGAH, translated from the coding sequence ATGCAGTTTGTTTTCTGTCGTATGCTGCCGTTTCTGATGCTGCTAATGGTCTGGGCCGGTCCGTCGCTGGCCCAGCAGGGAATGGCGATCGACCCGGCCACCTGTCTGGGATGCCACGGCGACAAGATTTCCGTGCGGGCGTTTGCCGAGTCGGTCCATGGCAAAAATGGCTGTACCAGTTGCCATGTGGATATCACCGATCTCGCCAAGCACATGAAAAAAGAGATCAAGGTCCAGAAGGTCCAGTGCGAGCGCTGCCATAAAAAGCAGAACGCCGAACATTATGCCAGCGTCCACATTGCCAAGGGTGTCATGTGTGCCGACTGCCATACCGATATCCATGTCCACAAGTACTGGAAGAACGACAAGCGCATCGTCGTCGCCAAATGTGTCCAGTGCCACGACAAGGAGTCGGTCTACCAGAAATCGGTCCACGGCAAGGCGGTTGCCGCCGGCAACGAGGACTCGGCAGCCTGCAACGATTGCCATGGCCTGCACGAGATCAAACCCCTGGGAGACCCCAAGAGCCGCTCCAACCGGGAATTCCACACCAAGGTCTGCCTGAAATGCCACAGCAACGAAGAGATGATGAAGCGCAACAACGTCTTCAACGTTGCCGTCAAGACCTACATGGAGAGCTACCACGGCAAGAACTACCGCCTCGGTTTCCCCGAAAGGGTCGCGGGCTGCGCCGACTGCCATACGGGACACTCGGTGCTCCCCAAGGCCGACCCCAACTCAAGCGTCAATCCGGCCAACCTGGTGAACACCTGCGCCAAGTGCCACGCCAAGGCGACCACGCTCTTTACCAAGTTCTATGCCCATGGCGAGCATACCGACCGGGAGAAGTATCCGATCCTGTACTACACCTTCCTCGGCATGACCGGCCTGCTGCTGGGCACCTTTACCGTCTTCTGGATTCACACCCTGTTCTGGATGTTCCGCGGCTTCGTGGAAAACAGGGAAAAGGCGGCCAAACTGGCCAGCGGTGAATACCACCACGTCGTACCGGAAGCCCATAAACAGTACCGTCGTTTCAACCGTATCCATATCTTCATGCACATCCTGGTGATCACCAGCTTCCTGGGGCTCTCCCTGACCGGCCTGCCGCTCAAGTTCAGCACCCAGCACTGGGCCATCTCCCTGATGAATCTCTACGGCGGCTCGGCCCATGCCGGCTTCATCCACCGGATCTGCGCCGGCATCACCTTCGTCTATTTCGGCATGGCGATCGTCATGAGCATCAACTTCCTCTTCTTCAAGAAGGGTATACAGGGGAATCCGATCCAGCGCCTGTTCGGCCCTGACTCGCTCTGCCCCAATCTGCGGGACATCAAGGACGTCGGCGCGATGTTGAAATGGTTCTTTTTCAAAGGGCCAAAGCCAACCTTCGAGCGCTGGACCTACTGGGAAAAGTTCGACTTTCTCGCGGTCTTCTGGGGTATGTTCGCCATCGGCGGATCGGGCCTGATGCTCTGGTTCCCGGAATTCTTCGGCCTGTTCCTGCCCGGCTGGGTGTTCAACGTAGCGACCATCGTCCACTCTGACGAGGCCCTCCTGGCAACCGGCTTCATCTTCACGGTCCACTTTTTCAACACCCACGGCCGCCCGGAGAAGTTCCCCATGGACTTCGTCATCTTCAATGGGCAGATCGGCAAGGAAGAGATGATTGAGGAGCGCGGCGATCAGTGGAAGCGCTACGAAGAACTGGGCATCACCGAACAGTACGCCTGCAAGAGGACCAGCGGCGTGGCCTACGACTTCCTGGTCAAAGGGTTCGGCTTTACCGCCCTCTTCATCGGCATCAGCCTGCTGCTGCTCATGATCCTGGCCTTTGGGAACGGCGCCCACTAA
- a CDS encoding pyridoxal-phosphate-dependent aminotransferase family protein, with the protein MYKKLFIPGPVPVHPDILAAMATPMIGHRTKEYAEMHERVTSGLQKILATEGKVFLATSSAFGVMEGAIRNLVGKRCANFCNGAFSDKWHNVTLRCGKQADAIRFDWGKPVTPEAVERALSTGLYDSMTMIHNETSTGVMSPLPEIAEVMRKFPDVMFIVDTVSSMSALKIPVDELGIDSCIFGVQKAFALPPGLTIFTASDKALQRASTMEGRGYYFDFTEFAANDAKHNTPSTPCISQIFAMERQLERIFAEGLETRWARHRDMAEYVRQWLTDRGFGLFPDREYCSLTLTCARNSRGVDLAGLKKGLAEIGFAFDDGYGKIKGETFRIAHMGDMTRHDLEELFSAIISLMPDLA; encoded by the coding sequence ATGTACAAAAAGCTCTTTATCCCCGGCCCCGTGCCGGTCCATCCCGACATCCTCGCCGCCATGGCGACCCCCATGATCGGCCACCGCACGAAGGAATATGCCGAAATGCATGAACGGGTGACCTCGGGCCTGCAAAAGATCCTGGCCACGGAAGGGAAGGTTTTCCTGGCCACCTCCAGCGCCTTCGGGGTCATGGAAGGGGCCATTCGCAATCTGGTGGGAAAGCGGTGCGCCAACTTCTGCAACGGCGCCTTCTCGGACAAGTGGCACAATGTCACCCTCCGCTGCGGCAAACAGGCCGATGCCATCCGCTTCGACTGGGGCAAGCCGGTTACGCCCGAGGCGGTCGAACGGGCCCTGTCCACCGGCCTGTATGACAGCATGACCATGATCCATAACGAAACCTCGACCGGGGTGATGTCGCCCTTGCCCGAAATCGCCGAGGTGATGCGCAAATTCCCGGATGTCATGTTTATCGTCGATACGGTTTCCTCCATGAGCGCCTTGAAGATTCCGGTGGATGAACTGGGCATCGACAGCTGTATCTTCGGGGTGCAAAAGGCCTTTGCCCTGCCGCCGGGCCTCACGATCTTCACCGCCAGCGACAAGGCGCTTCAACGGGCATCGACCATGGAGGGCCGCGGCTACTACTTCGATTTTACGGAGTTTGCCGCCAACGACGCCAAACACAACACCCCCTCCACACCCTGCATTTCCCAGATCTTCGCCATGGAGCGCCAGTTGGAGCGGATCTTTGCCGAGGGGTTGGAGACGCGCTGGGCGCGCCACCGGGACATGGCCGAGTATGTCCGCCAATGGTTGACCGACCGCGGTTTCGGACTTTTCCCCGACCGGGAATACTGCTCGCTCACCCTGACCTGCGCCCGCAACAGTCGCGGCGTCGATCTGGCCGGCTTGAAAAAGGGACTGGCCGAAATAGGCTTTGCCTTTGACGACGGCTATGGCAAAATTAAGGGTGAGACCTTCCGTATCGCCCATATGGGGGACATGACCCGTCACGACCTGG